A window from Engraulis encrasicolus isolate BLACKSEA-1 chromosome 13, IST_EnEncr_1.0, whole genome shotgun sequence encodes these proteins:
- the LOC134461575 gene encoding uncharacterized protein LOC134461575, with protein MWEHSLNTLTGDGVTIPHPDYVQNWEDSMTTWPNVTYGNICAYFVDSLATDGKAMDNLKASEAYQYLHSQKVGRIMSYKHERFVYLKADVEPSQCLNSAWHNAWVLTTEAGDIKTAGCTCVAGPGRSCSHAAAILWKVENAVRQGKTGLACTDGQNQWNAGSKRNAGQRKMKYVSFKRHKRTDLYQLQSTAQPSSSSPEPAQEVRLFRSHEEWRKNALASPMAALFNCPGDSLLQLCLNADTTNITDPTPCPHLHLLSHDEHHTPLACEKCRTFYNQYIDMPTPKFEEIERATKQQSKEQVWHDARRVRITASTAKKVPIRLTTAPEKFLSEHLHPSFRGNAATRQGAEGEEVARDHLETLGNSIECKGLVVCKMEPWLAASPDGVINKDTLLEIKTPVMGNKSMDEFLATKGCEITTVANGDRVEYLIASNGQKGYYMQVQLGMYCTGLQHAKLVIWNKTEHLEIEVPYDQDFVQEHIPRLRTFYFSHMLPKIVDDFVEGRLQFCSRYLSIVKPK; from the exons ATGTGGGAACACAGTTTAAATACTTTAACAGGAGATGGCGTTACTATCCCCCACCCGGATTATGTGCAGAACTGGGAGGATAGTATGACAACATGGCCGAACGTAACGTATGGAAATATTTGTGCTTATTTCGTGGACTCCCTAGCAACGGATGGAAAAGCCATGGACAACTTAAAAGCCTCCGAGGCATATCAGTATTTGCACAGTCAGAAAGTTGGTCGCATAATGTCTTACAAGCACGAACGTTTTGTTTATTTGAAAGCCGATGTTGAACCAAGTCAGTGCTTGAATAGCGCCTGGCACAATGCTTGGGTGCTAACCACAGAAGCGGGAGACATCAAAACAGCTGGATGTACGTGTGTCGCTGGACCTGGAAGATCTTGTTCCCATGCAGCTGCGATCCTGTGGAAG GTAGAAAATGCTGTGAGACAGGGCAAAACCGGGCTCGCCTGCACAGACGGACAGAACCAGTGGAATGCTGGGTCTAAAAGAAATGCTGGACAGAGGAAGATGAAGTATGTGAGCTTCAAGAGACACAAGAGGACAGACCTCTACCAGCTGCAATCAACTGCAcagccatcctcttcctctccagaaCCAGCACAGGAGGTGAGACTCTTTAGAAGTCATGAAGAGTGGAGGAAGAACGCGCTTGCCTCACCAATGGCAGCACTTTTCAATTGCCCTGGGGATAGCCTCCTTCAGCTCTGCCTTAATGCCGACACCACCAACATCACTGATCCAACACCATGCCCACACCTCCATCTCCTAAGCCATGATGAACACCACACACCACTGGCTTGTGAAAAATGCAGAACTTTTTACAATCAATACATTGATATGCCCACACCCAAGTTTGAGGAGATTGAGAGGGCTACCAAACAACAGAGCAAAGAACAGGTTTGGCATGATGCAAGGAGAGTGCGCATTACAGCAAGCACAGCAAAAAAGGTGCCCATTCGCTTAACCACAGCGCCTGAGAAGTTTTTGTCAGAGCACTTACATCCATCCTTCCGTGGCAATGCCGCAACTCGCCAAGGAGCAGAGGGGGAGGAAGTGGCAAGGGACCATTTGGAAACTCTGGGCAACAGCATCGAGTGTAAAGGGTTAGTGGTGTGTAAAATGGAGCCGTGGCTTGCAGCATCACCCGATGGAGTGATTAACAAAGACACTCTTTTAGAGATCAAAACACCAGTGATGGGAAACAAGTCAATGGATGAATTTTTGGCAACAAAGGGCTGTGAAATCACAACTGTGGCAAACGGCGATAGGGTAGAATACCTTATTGCCTCTAACGGTCAAAAGGGCTACTACATGCAGGTTCAGCTTGGGATGTACTGCACAGGGCTTCAGCACGCCAAGTTGGTCATCTGGAACAAAACGGAGCACCTAGAAATAGAAGTACCCTATGACCAAGACTTTGTTCAGGAGCATATCCCAAGGTTGCGCACATTCTACTTTTCCCACATGCTCCCAAAAATTGTTGATGATTTTGTTGAGGGAAGATTACAGTTCTGCAGTAGGTATCTCAGCATTGTAAAACCAAAATAA